The Granulicella sibirica DNA segment AAGCCCAGCCCGAGGTTCCGGCGAAGACATTGGTTGGAGAGGGAGCCAGCGGAAGCGGCTCGTCTATCTTGGTCTTCGGGGCCATGGCTCGATCTATTCAGTTGATGGAGGAAGGAATTTTTGGGGCGGCTAGTGGGTTTCGAACCCACGACATCCGCTGCCACAGAGCGGCGTTCTGCCACTGAACTATAGCCGCCACAATAGTCAAATTATAGCATTCCGCCTCCGCGAAGCGCATCGTATGGGTAGATGCAGGCGATAAAGAGGCTGTCAATGGACACAACCGTCAAACCTGAAATCCTGTCTCCGCGTAGCCGGCGTGGCGGGAGTATCGCCAGCGATGAACACCTCGACCTGCTTTCGCACCTTCTCGACGACTATTTTCGGGTTCCGGGTACGAGCATCCGGTTCGGCCTGGATGGCATTGTCGGCTTCATCCCCGGCATTGGCGATATCCTGGGCGGCCTTGCATCGTGCATTATCATCATCGCCGCATGGCTCCGTGGCGTCTCTTACGTCACGATCACGCGGATGGTGATGAATGTCGGTATCGAGTCGCTGGTAGGAGCCGTGCCGGTGCTTGGGAATCTCTTCGACATCGGCTGGAAGGCGAATCGGCGAAATTATGCGCTACTGACAGGCAGCCTCCAGAGCCCCCGAGCGCAGAGGCAGAAGAGTTGGCTCTTCCTCGCCGCGCTTTGCCTCACATTGGCGCTTCTCCTATCCATTCCGACCGTATTTCTAGGCTGGCTTCTCGTCCATCTTTTCAGCGCGTTTGGAAGGGATCTGCATCAGTTCACGCCAAGTCGCTGAGCCACATTGCGAGCTGGTGAGCTAAAATGAATCTGAGTCGGGGCGTAGCGCAGCCTGGTAGCGCATCTGCTTTGGGAGCAGAGGGTCGGGAGTTCGAATCTCTCCGCCCCGACCATTTCATCTACCGACATTTGAGATCAACGAAAAGGGGGACTGCCTGAAGCGCAGTCCCCCCTTTTCTTGTTCTAGAAACGACCCGATCTCGTGGAGCCGATGAGCGGAGTTGAACCGCTGACCTACTGATTACGAATCAGTTGCTCTACCAACTGAGCTACATCGGCCTGCCTTATGCATTCTATCGGCTATCCGGGCTTCGCGCAAAGAATGCTGGCGACTAGTGGGGTGTTTCGCCGCTCTGCAGGCTCGCGTTCGGCTTGCCACTGAGATCGATGCGGAGGAACTCCGGTTCGCTCGCCGCGGGCTTGCCCATGAGGACCCGAATGCCTGCACGCCCGAATCCGAGGAAGAATCCAAGGAGGATCGCCGCGAGGGCCCCGACTCCGCAGAAGACCAGGATGCTGGTGAGGAGGCTCGCGGTCTTGGTGACCTCGGCGTGGAACTCGGCAGGCTTCTCCTTGTTCCAGGTGAGTTCGTTGCGGAGGTGGATGTTGTCGACGAGCGCCTGGGCCTCCGTCGGGGTAAAGCCGCCCGTGGCGAGCATGAGCATCGGCCCTTCGCGGCGGATGGTCGCTACGCCGGTAGAGACGGGATTCGCCTTGAAGTATGCCTCGATGGCTCGGCCCTCGTCGCCTGCGATGGTCGGGGTGGGGTAGAGGAGGATGGTTAGAATCCCTTTGGCGTGGATGCGGGTCTGGTACTCGGCGGTGACCGACTCGCCTGCCTTGTCGAAGGCCAGAATATTCGCCGGGAGGACGCCGCCCATCGCGGTATAGGCGGCAGGACCAAGCGCGTAGCGGGGCGTGCCTGTTATCAGGCCCTTCTCGGGAAGGTAGGTCGGGAGCAGAGGTGGCTGCGCTGCTGGGCCTGCGACCTTCGGCAGGTGAGCGATGAGTTCGTTGAGGAGGTCGGCGGTTTTCGCGGGGGGAGTGGTGAACTTGGCGACAACGAGGTTGACGCCGCTCTGGAAGACGATGCCTTCGGGAGTCGTGAGGGCGTCGTCGCCGATGTGTTTGGTAGGCGTAGCGCCCTGGCGACGGTTGTACGAGAGGGCAGCGGTGGCGCCGCTGTTGTCGATGAACTGATAGGCGGTGATGGTGCCTTTGCCGCTTCCGGAGCTGTAGTCGGAGTGCTCGTAGCGCTTGATGCCGTCTTCCTTCAGTACGGCAGCATCCGGGAGCGTCGGGAGCGCTCCAAGGCCGTCACCTACCTCAGCCGGCGTGGTCTTGGTGAAGTCGCCAAGCGTGCTAGGGAGAAGAGGAGCGGGCGGCTCAACCAATTTGGACTGCGTGATGGCCGGGATGGACATGGCGAGCAGCAGAATTGTGGGGAAAAAGCGGGATTTCGTCGCGGAAACCATACACGGGTCAGACTACCACTTAGGGGTTGTGGTGAGCCGCGCTAGTTGCTGGCAGCGCGCTCGAGCGGCGTGTGGGGGTCGCCCAGGCCGGCTTCGTAGCGGGCGACTCCTTTGTAAAGGCTCTCGGCTACGCGCTCGCGGTAGTCGGGACGCCGAAGCTGCTCGGCATCGCGATCGTTGGTGACGAAGGAGATCTCGGCGAGGATCGACGGCATGTTTGCACCGATGAGGACTACGAACGGAGCCTTCTTAACGCCGCGGTTCTTGAGGCCTTCGTTGCCGTTGGCGAGGCCACCATAAAGGGACTGCTCGACATCGGAGGCGAACTCACGGGATTCATCGATCTTGTCCTTGAGGGTGATCTTCTTCACCAGGTCGGAGAGTTGGTGAATGGACTGGCCAGAGACAGCGTTTTCGCGGGCTGCGACCTGGAGGGCGTCGGTGGAACTCGTGAAGTTCAGGTAGTAAGTCTCGACGCCGCGCGCCGTCGGGTCGGGAGACGAGTTGGCGTGGATCGAAAGGAAGAGGTCGGCCTGGGCCTTGTTGGCGATGGCGGTGCGTGTTTCGAGCGGGATGAAGGTGTCGTCGGAGCGGGTATAGATGATCTCCGCGCCGAGGCGTTCGTGGAGGAGCTTGCCGAGGCGAAGCGCTACGTCGAGGACCACGTCTTTTTCCTGGATACCACCAACTCCGAGGGTTCCGGAGTCATGGCCACCGTGGCCGGCGTCGATGACGATACGGCCAATCTTGAGGCCAAGGGCGCGGACGAGAGAGGTTTCACCGTTCGCGGTAGGGACGGCAGCGCGGGCGGGAGTGGCGGGCTCGGTGATGGTGTCCGGGAGGTGAGATTTGGTGCGCTTGCGGGGGAGGGTGGGGGTGGTGAGCGAGGCGATCTCGGTTGGCTTATCCGGCTCGGTGACCGTGGCGGCGATGGGGCGTGAGGTGGGCTTGTTGGTGGCGTCAACCTTGCCAGGCTGATCGCTGAGGGAGGCGACCTCGAGGGTGCTGGCGGGGGACTTGACCGCCAGGGTGTTGGGGACGGGCTTGTCGAGGGTGACCTTCTGGGTCTGGGCTACACGCGGACTCGGCACCTGGCTCGGCGCGGGTTTCGGGGATTCTGCCGTGGCGGGCGGGCGGATGTCGTTGACGGAGCCGTCGTTGGCGACCTGCTGCGGGGCGCGGCCGTGGATGTCGATGATGAGGCGGTAGGGGTTGGGAAGGAGGAAGGCGGAGTATTCCGTCACGTCGCTGACGTCGAGAACGACGCGTGTGGTGTCGGGTGTGGACTGGGCGGCTCGGATCTTCTTGAGAAAGCCGTCATCAGTGACGGCGAAGCTCTTATTAGCCAGCTCAGGCGAGAGATGAGTGCCGTGGAGGTCGAAGAAAAGGCGGTCGGGGTGGGGCACCCGGGCGGCTTCGTAGGTGACGTCGTCGCCGAGGTCGATGGCTACGCGGGTATAGGTGGGGGTGGACCAGTGGCGGATGCCGGTGACCTGGGCGGCATGGGGCTTGCGGGTGGGCTGGGGGGCGTGGGAGACGGGGAGTGCTACGGGCAGGTCGGTGGCGACGGGCTGGGCGGTGTTGGGTACGGTGTCGCGGGCCGGGGTAAGCTGGGCGGTGGTCGCCATGGGAGGCAGGCCGGAGTGGCGTGGGGTTGTGGCCACGGGAGACTCGGCTGGCGGTGGTTCGGGGGTGGGTTCGGGCTGGACTACGGGGCGGGCGTGCGGTGGGGCGGTGAGGGAGGCGATCGCGGCTCGGGCGGGTTCGGCCTGCTCGCTGTGGGGGTGGGTGTGGAGGAGGAACTGGTAGCGCTCGCGGGCGGCCCTGGGGTTGGCGAGGTCGTCCTGGTAGACCTGTCCCTGAGCGAGGATGGCCATGGGGATGAGGATGTTGGTTGGGTACTGGGTGATGAGGAAGTCGTACTGTCCGATGGCGGCCTGGGAGGATCTGGGGTCATGCAGGGTGCGGCCCTGATCGGCGAGGAGTTCGGCTACGGCGAAGACGCTGGCGGGCGCGTGGATGTCGCGCGGGGAGTCGTGGTACACGGTGCGGAAGGCGTCGAGGGTTCGGGTGTAGTCGAGCTTGGCACGGGAGGCTGCGGGGATGGCTTCGAGCCGGTCGCGGGATTGCTGGGCATGTTCCCAGGGTGTCTGGGTCGCGGCGCGTGGAGGCGTGGTGCGGACAATGGCGACGGCACTCGGAACGCCAGAAGCGCAGGTGCAGAGAGCCAGGACGCAGAGGGCGCAGCGTAGTACTCGGTTTGTGCGGACGTTCCCCATCGCAAGCTCAAGTTTATTGAGGGTGAGTGTGGAGGGGCGTGAATTGTGGGCGGCGGTACTCGTGGCGATAACACCGGTTCGGCGGGCCTGGACCTTGACCCCCTCCCGGGGTTTGGTCCTAAAGTCTTCGAAGGAAAAGGGTTAGTGGGGGACTTGGATGCGGGGGCGGCACTTTTGTTTTGGTGGGAAAAGGTGGCTGATCGGGAATCTGCGGGGTGACGGCGACGGCAAGTGCAGACGCAGATTCCCTTTCGGGAATGACAACCAGAACGGCAACAGCAGCGGCAAATGCAAGGGCAACGGCGATGAGGCTGGTGTTATCCGAGGAGGGTGGAGACTACCTCGGGGGATTT contains these protein-coding regions:
- a CDS encoding DUF4112 domain-containing protein gives rise to the protein MDTTVKPEILSPRSRRGGSIASDEHLDLLSHLLDDYFRVPGTSIRFGLDGIVGFIPGIGDILGGLASCIIIIAAWLRGVSYVTITRMVMNVGIESLVGAVPVLGNLFDIGWKANRRNYALLTGSLQSPRAQRQKSWLFLAALCLTLALLLSIPTVFLGWLLVHLFSAFGRDLHQFTPSR
- a CDS encoding DUF6599 family protein, translated to MVSATKSRFFPTILLLAMSIPAITQSKLVEPPAPLLPSTLGDFTKTTPAEVGDGLGALPTLPDAAVLKEDGIKRYEHSDYSSGSGKGTITAYQFIDNSGATAALSYNRRQGATPTKHIGDDALTTPEGIVFQSGVNLVVAKFTTPPAKTADLLNELIAHLPKVAGPAAQPPLLPTYLPEKGLITGTPRYALGPAAYTAMGGVLPANILAFDKAGESVTAEYQTRIHAKGILTILLYPTPTIAGDEGRAIEAYFKANPVSTGVATIRREGPMLMLATGGFTPTEAQALVDNIHLRNELTWNKEKPAEFHAEVTKTASLLTSILVFCGVGALAAILLGFFLGFGRAGIRVLMGKPAASEPEFLRIDLSGKPNASLQSGETPH
- a CDS encoding N-acetylmuramoyl-L-alanine amidase, with amino-acid sequence MGNVRTNRVLRCALCVLALCTCASGVPSAVAIVRTTPPRAATQTPWEHAQQSRDRLEAIPAASRAKLDYTRTLDAFRTVYHDSPRDIHAPASVFAVAELLADQGRTLHDPRSSQAAIGQYDFLITQYPTNILIPMAILAQGQVYQDDLANPRAARERYQFLLHTHPHSEQAEPARAAIASLTAPPHARPVVQPEPTPEPPPAESPVATTPRHSGLPPMATTAQLTPARDTVPNTAQPVATDLPVALPVSHAPQPTRKPHAAQVTGIRHWSTPTYTRVAIDLGDDVTYEAARVPHPDRLFFDLHGTHLSPELANKSFAVTDDGFLKKIRAAQSTPDTTRVVLDVSDVTEYSAFLLPNPYRLIIDIHGRAPQQVANDGSVNDIRPPATAESPKPAPSQVPSPRVAQTQKVTLDKPVPNTLAVKSPASTLEVASLSDQPGKVDATNKPTSRPIAATVTEPDKPTEIASLTTPTLPRKRTKSHLPDTITEPATPARAAVPTANGETSLVRALGLKIGRIVIDAGHGGHDSGTLGVGGIQEKDVVLDVALRLGKLLHERLGAEIIYTRSDDTFIPLETRTAIANKAQADLFLSIHANSSPDPTARGVETYYLNFTSSTDALQVAARENAVSGQSIHQLSDLVKKITLKDKIDESREFASDVEQSLYGGLANGNEGLKNRGVKKAPFVVLIGANMPSILAEISFVTNDRDAEQLRRPDYRERVAESLYKGVARYEAGLGDPHTPLERAASN